In Molothrus aeneus isolate 106 chromosome 11, BPBGC_Maene_1.0, whole genome shotgun sequence, a genomic segment contains:
- the KATNB1 gene encoding katanin p80 WD40 repeat-containing subunit B1 isoform X2, giving the protein MAVAVTTKTAWKLQEIMAHSSNVSSVVLGKGSGRMLATGGDDCRVNIWSVSKPNCIMSLTGHTTPIESLQVNPNEKLIVAGSRSGSIRVWDLEAAKVLRTLPGHKANICSLHFHPFGSFVASGSLDTNIKLWDVRRKGCIFTFKGHTEAVRCLRFSPDGKWVASAADDHTVKLWDLTAGKLMFEFTGHTGPVNVVEFHPNEYLLASGSSDRTVRFWDLEKFQVVSCIEEEATPVRCVLFNPDGCCLYSGFQDSLRVYGWEPERCFDVVLVNWGKVADLSISNNQLIGVSFAQSTVSSFVVDLSRVPKSDSVPQGLIRDDQPLVPPTPTGSSLRRIYDRPSTSCSKPQRVKHNSESERHSPSSEDDRDEKESKAEIQNQEDYKEIFQPKNAICRTPPRNEPFPAPPEDEPGTAKEAVKPSQAVDVQTSLPKQELPDPVQRPMNASSTSLSRTEPSVIPAARNEPIGLKASDFLPAVKNQSQTELVDEEAMSQIRKGHETMCVVLTSRHKNLDAVRAVWSTSDIKNSLDSAVAINDLSVVVDLLNIVNQKASLWKLDLCTIVLPQIEKLLQSKYESYVQTGCTSLKLILQRFLPLITDILAAPPSVGVDISREERLHKCKLCYKQLKNISNVVKNKSGLSGRHGSAFRELLLLMAVLD; this is encoded by the exons AAGAGATCATGGCCCACAGCAGCAATGTGTCCTCAGTAGTCCTGGGAAAAGGTTCAGGCCGGATGCTGGCCACTGGAGGAGACGACTGTCGGGTCAACATATGGTCAGTTAGCAAGCCCAACTGCATCATG AGCTTGACAGGCCACACAACCCCCATTGAGAGCCTACAAGTGAACCCAAATGAGAAGCTCATAGTGGCAGGGTCCCGCTCAGGGTCCATTCGAGTTTGGGACCTAGAAGCTGCCAAAG tTCTTCGTACCCTACCAGGTCACAAAGCGAATATCTGCAGCCTTCATTTCCATCCTTTTGGAAGCTTTGTGGCATCTGGCTCTTTGGACACCAACATTAAG CTCTGGGATGTAAGAAGAAAAGGCTGTATCTTCACATTCAag GGTCACACAGAAGCAGTTCGGTGTCTCCGCTTCAGCCCTGATGGGAAATGGGTGGCCTCTGCTGCTGATGATCACACTGTAAAG cTGTGGGATCTGACTGCTGGGAAGTTGATGTTTGAGTTTACAGGACACACCGGCCCAGTAAATGTTGTTGAATTCCATCCCAATGAGTACCTTTTGGCTTCTGGCAGCTCTGACAG GACTGTTCGGTTCTGGGACTTGGAGAAGTTTCAAGTTGTGAGCTGTATTGAAGAGGAGGCCACTCCTGTCAG GTGTGTGCTCTTCAACCCTGATGGCTGCTGCTTGTACAGCGGCTTCCAGGATTCGCTGCGAGTGTACGGCTGGGAGCCAGAGCGCTGTTTTGATGTGGTCTTGGTGAACTGGGGAAAAGTAGCTGACTTGTCTATCAGCAACAACCAGCTG ATAGGAGTTTCCTTTGCACAAAGCACAGTCTCTTCCTTCGTTGTGGATCTCAGCAGAGTCCCAAAGTCAGATTCTGTTCCTCAAGGGTTGATCAGGGACGACCAGCCTCTTGTGCCACCTACCCCCACAGGGTCCTCCCTTCGCCGCATCTATGACAGGCCCTCAACGAGCTGCAGCAAGCCCCAGAG AGTGAAGCACAACTCTGAGAGTGAGAGGCACAGTCCTAGCAGTGAAGATGACCGGGATGAGAAGGAATCAAAGGCTGAGATCCAGAACCAGGAGGATTACAAAGAGATCTTCCAGCCCAAGAATGCAATCT GTCGAACTCCTCCTCGAAATGAGCcctttcctgcccctcctgAGGATG AGCCTGGAACTGCAAAGGAAGCAGTGAAGCCCAGCCAAGCTGTGGATGTCCAGACCTCGCTGCCAAAGCAGGAGCTC CCTGATCCAGTCCAGAGGCCAATGAATGCCTCCTCAACTTCTTTGAGCAGAACAGAGCCATCAGTGATTCCGGCAGCCAGGAATGAGCCCATTGGCCTGAAGGCCTCTGACTTTCTCCCA GCTGTGAAGAACCAAAGCCAGACAGAGCTGGTGGATGAGGAGGCCATGTCCCAGATCAGGAAAGGCCACGAGACCATGTGTGTGGTGCTCACCAGCCGCCACAAGAACCTGGACGCCGTGCGCGCCGTGTGGAGCACCAGTGACATCAAG AACTCTCTGGACTCTGCAGTGGCTATCAATGATCTGTCTGTTGTCGTGGATCTCCTGAATATTGTCAACCAAAAAGC GTCTCTCTGGAAGTTGGATTTGTGTACTATAGTCCTGCCACAGATAGAAAAACTACTCCAAAGTAAATATGAAAG TTACGTGCAGACTGGCTGCACATCCTTGAAACTCATTCTCCAGAGATTCCTGCCACTCATCACAGACATCCTCGCTGCACCACCTTCTGTTGGAGTGGACATCAGCAGAGAGGAAAG gcttCACAAATGCAAGCTGTGCTACAAGCAACTGAAGAACATCAGCAACGTTGTCAAGAACAAGTCTGGGCTCAGCGGCCGCCATGGTAGTGCCTTTCGGGAACTGCTGCTCCTCATGGCTGTCCTGGACTAA
- the KATNB1 gene encoding katanin p80 WD40 repeat-containing subunit B1 isoform X1, which yields MAVAVTTKTAWKLQEIMAHSSNVSSVVLGKGSGRMLATGGDDCRVNIWSVSKPNCIMSLTGHTTPIESLQVNPNEKLIVAGSRSGSIRVWDLEAAKVLRTLPGHKANICSLHFHPFGSFVASGSLDTNIKLWDVRRKGCIFTFKGHTEAVRCLRFSPDGKWVASAADDHTVKLWDLTAGKLMFEFTGHTGPVNVVEFHPNEYLLASGSSDRTVRFWDLEKFQVVSCIEEEATPVRCVLFNPDGCCLYSGFQDSLRVYGWEPERCFDVVLVNWGKVADLSISNNQLIGVSFAQSTVSSFVVDLSRVPKSDSVPQGLIRDDQPLVPPTPTGSSLRRIYDRPSTSCSKPQSRVKHNSESERHSPSSEDDRDEKESKAEIQNQEDYKEIFQPKNAICRTPPRNEPFPAPPEDEPGTAKEAVKPSQAVDVQTSLPKQELPDPVQRPMNASSTSLSRTEPSVIPAARNEPIGLKASDFLPAVKNQSQTELVDEEAMSQIRKGHETMCVVLTSRHKNLDAVRAVWSTSDIKNSLDSAVAINDLSVVVDLLNIVNQKASLWKLDLCTIVLPQIEKLLQSKYESYVQTGCTSLKLILQRFLPLITDILAAPPSVGVDISREERLHKCKLCYKQLKNISNVVKNKSGLSGRHGSAFRELLLLMAVLD from the exons AAGAGATCATGGCCCACAGCAGCAATGTGTCCTCAGTAGTCCTGGGAAAAGGTTCAGGCCGGATGCTGGCCACTGGAGGAGACGACTGTCGGGTCAACATATGGTCAGTTAGCAAGCCCAACTGCATCATG AGCTTGACAGGCCACACAACCCCCATTGAGAGCCTACAAGTGAACCCAAATGAGAAGCTCATAGTGGCAGGGTCCCGCTCAGGGTCCATTCGAGTTTGGGACCTAGAAGCTGCCAAAG tTCTTCGTACCCTACCAGGTCACAAAGCGAATATCTGCAGCCTTCATTTCCATCCTTTTGGAAGCTTTGTGGCATCTGGCTCTTTGGACACCAACATTAAG CTCTGGGATGTAAGAAGAAAAGGCTGTATCTTCACATTCAag GGTCACACAGAAGCAGTTCGGTGTCTCCGCTTCAGCCCTGATGGGAAATGGGTGGCCTCTGCTGCTGATGATCACACTGTAAAG cTGTGGGATCTGACTGCTGGGAAGTTGATGTTTGAGTTTACAGGACACACCGGCCCAGTAAATGTTGTTGAATTCCATCCCAATGAGTACCTTTTGGCTTCTGGCAGCTCTGACAG GACTGTTCGGTTCTGGGACTTGGAGAAGTTTCAAGTTGTGAGCTGTATTGAAGAGGAGGCCACTCCTGTCAG GTGTGTGCTCTTCAACCCTGATGGCTGCTGCTTGTACAGCGGCTTCCAGGATTCGCTGCGAGTGTACGGCTGGGAGCCAGAGCGCTGTTTTGATGTGGTCTTGGTGAACTGGGGAAAAGTAGCTGACTTGTCTATCAGCAACAACCAGCTG ATAGGAGTTTCCTTTGCACAAAGCACAGTCTCTTCCTTCGTTGTGGATCTCAGCAGAGTCCCAAAGTCAGATTCTGTTCCTCAAGGGTTGATCAGGGACGACCAGCCTCTTGTGCCACCTACCCCCACAGGGTCCTCCCTTCGCCGCATCTATGACAGGCCCTCAACGAGCTGCAGCAAGCCCCAGAG CAGAGTGAAGCACAACTCTGAGAGTGAGAGGCACAGTCCTAGCAGTGAAGATGACCGGGATGAGAAGGAATCAAAGGCTGAGATCCAGAACCAGGAGGATTACAAAGAGATCTTCCAGCCCAAGAATGCAATCT GTCGAACTCCTCCTCGAAATGAGCcctttcctgcccctcctgAGGATG AGCCTGGAACTGCAAAGGAAGCAGTGAAGCCCAGCCAAGCTGTGGATGTCCAGACCTCGCTGCCAAAGCAGGAGCTC CCTGATCCAGTCCAGAGGCCAATGAATGCCTCCTCAACTTCTTTGAGCAGAACAGAGCCATCAGTGATTCCGGCAGCCAGGAATGAGCCCATTGGCCTGAAGGCCTCTGACTTTCTCCCA GCTGTGAAGAACCAAAGCCAGACAGAGCTGGTGGATGAGGAGGCCATGTCCCAGATCAGGAAAGGCCACGAGACCATGTGTGTGGTGCTCACCAGCCGCCACAAGAACCTGGACGCCGTGCGCGCCGTGTGGAGCACCAGTGACATCAAG AACTCTCTGGACTCTGCAGTGGCTATCAATGATCTGTCTGTTGTCGTGGATCTCCTGAATATTGTCAACCAAAAAGC GTCTCTCTGGAAGTTGGATTTGTGTACTATAGTCCTGCCACAGATAGAAAAACTACTCCAAAGTAAATATGAAAG TTACGTGCAGACTGGCTGCACATCCTTGAAACTCATTCTCCAGAGATTCCTGCCACTCATCACAGACATCCTCGCTGCACCACCTTCTGTTGGAGTGGACATCAGCAGAGAGGAAAG gcttCACAAATGCAAGCTGTGCTACAAGCAACTGAAGAACATCAGCAACGTTGTCAAGAACAAGTCTGGGCTCAGCGGCCGCCATGGTAGTGCCTTTCGGGAACTGCTGCTCCTCATGGCTGTCCTGGACTAA
- the KIFC3 gene encoding kinesin-like protein KIFC3 isoform X1, whose protein sequence is MITSRSAWHLGSGPSAGAAWNTKDLAPDGRGQDRLGAGGGAGAAPRAPLLPALLHHKILSVSWPDTANPRGLCRVLQALRDTTCKRREEPRHRAPATEEEPPAAPREPGAVQAASTMNLEKTGGRLCGGKRASLSTARPFPVIQEVMASMAHLQKEKLRLQEELLELQEKLTAQENNELSLSLQLQGQVETLKEKLLEQAQEISRLRSELGGTDAEKHRDLLAAENERLRQEMKALEGELQRQQPAPCRDCPHLQENAELQEQLSQLQREAEETRARLVELDLEVQQKTNRLAEVELRLKDSLAERAEEEERLSRRLRDSQETIASLKSQPQQIKYIIKTVEVESAKVKQALCETQSRNQYLQEQVGMQKQVLKEMEQQLQSSQKTEAQLRAQIMMYEAELERAHGQMLEEMQAMEDEKNHAIEEAFSRAQVEMKAVHENLAGVRTNLLTLQPALRTLTHDYNSLKRQVRDFPLLLQETLRSARAEISQAIEEVHSTNRELLRKYRRELQLRKKCHNELVRLKGNIRVFGRVRPITKEDGEGPEAANAVTFDADDDAVLHLLHKGKQVSFELDKVFPPQASQEEVFQEVQALVTSCIDGYNVCIFAYGQTGAGKTYTMEGTAANPGINQRALQLLFSEVRGKAADWDYTITVSAAEIYNEALRDLLGKEPQEKLEIKLCPDGSGQLYVPGLTEFRVQSVEDINKVFEFGHIKRVTECTNLNEHSSRSHALLIVTVRGLDRSTGLRTTGKLNLVDLAGSERVGRSGAEGSRLREAQHINKSLSALGDVIYALRSRQGHVPFRNSKLTYLLQDSLSGDSKTLMMVQVSPAEKNTSETLCSLKFAERVRSVELGPVSRKAELGSWPSQEHLEGDSPGSSAPAGRGHASPSPGQLSSRSASIRRKLHTSGKLRPIPL, encoded by the exons ATGATCACATCCCGCTCCGCCTGGCACCTGGGATCCGGGCCCTCCGCCGGAGCCGCCTGGAACACCAAGGACCTTGCCCCGGACG GCCGTGGGCAGGACAGGCTCGGCGCTGGGGGCGGAGCAGGCGCCGCTCCCCGGGCTCCTCTGCTGCCGGCGCTGCTTCACCATAAAATCCTCAGCGTGAGCTGGCCGGACACTGCAAACCCCCGTGGGCTCTGCCGGGTACTGCAG GCCCTGCGGGACACGACGTGCAAGCGGCGGGAGGAGCCGCGGCACCGGGCCCCGGCCACGGAGGAGGAgccgcccgcagccccccgTGAGCCAGGGGCGGTGCAGGCAGCCTCCACCATGAACCTGGAGAAAACAg gagggaggctCTGTGGTGGGAAACGTGCCAGCCTGTCCACGGCCCGGCCCTTCCCCGTGATCCAGGAGGTCATGGCCTCCATGGCACATCTGCAGAAGGAGAAGCTgcggctgcaggaggagctgctggagctgcaggagaaactCACTGCCCAGGAGAACAACgagctctccctctctctccagcTGCAAGGCCAG GTGGAAACTCTGAAGGaaaagctcctggagcaggcacaggagATCAGCCGGCTGCGCTCAGAGCTG GGTGGCACGGATGCGGAGAAGCACCGGGACCTGCTGGCGGCCGAGAACGAGCGCCTGCGGCAGGAGATGAAAGCGCTGGAGGGGGAGCTGCAGCGGCAGCAGCCGGCACCGTGCCGCGACTGCCCCCACCTGCAG GAGAAcgctgagctgcaggagcagctgtcccagctgcagcgGGAGGCAGAGGAGACGCGGGCCAGGCTGGTGGAGCTGGACCTGGAGGTGCAGCAGAAGACGAACCGCCTGGCTGAGGTGGAGCTGCGCCTCAAGGACTCCCTGGCAGAGAGAgccgaggaggaggagaggctcAGCCGGCGGCTGCGGGACAGCCAGGAGACCATTGCCAGCCTCaagtcccagccccagcagattAAG TACATCATCAAGACGGTGGAGGTGGAGTCAGCCAAGGTAAAACAAGCCCTGTGCGAGACCCAGTCCCGAAACCAGtacctgcaggagcaggtggggatgCAGAAGCAGGTGTTgaaggagatggagcagcagctgcagagctcccagaaGACAGAGGCTCAGCTCCGAGCTCAG aTCATGATGTACGAGGCTGAGCTGGAGCGAGCCCATGGGCAGATGCTGGAGGAGATGCAGGCGATGGAGGACGAGAAGAACCATGCCATTGAAGAGGCATTTTCCCGTGCCCAGGTGGAGATGAAGGCGGTGCATGAGAACCTGGCAG GTGTCCGGACCAACCTCCTGACGCTGCAGCCGGCGCTGCGCACCCTCACCCACGACTACAACAGCCTGAAGCGTCAGGTCCGCGACTTCCCCCTGCTTCTCCAGGAGACCCTGCGCAGCGCCAGGGCCGAG atcAGCCAGGCCATCGAGGAGGTGCACAGCACCAACCGGGAGCTGCTGCGCAAGTACcggagggagctgcagctccgcAAGAAGTGTCACAACGAGCTGGTGCGGCTCAAAG GAAACATCCGTGTTTTTGGGAGAGTCCGCCCCATCACAAAAGAGGATGGGGAGGGCCCCGAGGCAGCCAACGCTGTGACCTTTGATGCTGACGATGACGCTgtcctgcacctcctgcacaAGGGGAAGCAGGTGTCCTTTGAGCTGGATAAGGTCTTCCCCCCACAAGCGTCCCAGGAGGAG GTGTTTCAGGAGGTTCAAGCCCTGGTCACCTCCTGCATTGATGGCTACAATGTCTGCATCTTTGCCTATGGGCAGACAGGGGCAGGAAAAACCTACACAATGGAG GGGACGGCTGCAAACCCAGGGATCAACCAGcgggccctgcagctcctcttctCTGAGGTGCGGGGCAAAGCGGCTGACTGGGACTACACCATCACCGTCAGCGCCGCCGAGATCTACAACGAGGCACTCAG GGACTTGCTGGGGAAGGAGCCGCAGGAGAAGCTGGAGATCAAGCTGTGCCCTGATGGCAGCGGGCAGCTCTACGTGCCCGGGCTCACCGAGTTCAGGGTGCAGAGCGTGGAGGACATCAACAAg GTCTTCGAGTTTGGCCACATCAAGCGGGTGACAGAGTGCACCAACCTGAACGAGCACAGCTCTCGCTCCCACGCCCTCCTCATCGTCACCGTCCGCGGCCTGGACCGCAGCACGGGGCTCCGCACCACAG GGAAGCTGAACCTGGTGGACCTGGCGGGCTCAGAGCGGGTCGGGCGGTCGGGCGCGGAGGGCAGCCGGCTCCGCGAGGCGCAGCACATCAACAAGTCCCTGTCAGCGCTGGGCGATGTCATCTATGCCCTGCGCTCCCGCCAGGGCCACGTGCCCTTCCGCAACTCCAAGCTGACCTACCTGCTGCAGGACTCGCTCAGCGGTGACAGCAAGACCCTCATGATGGTGCAG GTCTCCCCTGCTGAGAAGAATACCAGTGAGACGCTGTGCTCCCTCAAGTTTGCCGAGAGGGTTCGCTCTGTGGAGCTGGGTCCTGTCTCCCgcaaggctgagctgggctcctggcccagccaggagcacctggaG ggTGACTCGCCGGGTTCCTCAGCACCTGCAGGCCGGGGCCAtgcatcccccagcccagggcagctctccaGTCGTTCTGCCTCCATCCGCAGGAAGCTCCACACCTCAG GGAAGCTGAGGCCCATCCCCCTGTGA
- the KIFC3 gene encoding kinesin-like protein KIFC3 isoform X2, with product MITSRSAWHLGSGPSAGAAWNTKDLAPDGGRLCGGKRASLSTARPFPVIQEVMASMAHLQKEKLRLQEELLELQEKLTAQENNELSLSLQLQGQVETLKEKLLEQAQEISRLRSELGGTDAEKHRDLLAAENERLRQEMKALEGELQRQQPAPCRDCPHLQENAELQEQLSQLQREAEETRARLVELDLEVQQKTNRLAEVELRLKDSLAERAEEEERLSRRLRDSQETIASLKSQPQQIKYIIKTVEVESAKVKQALCETQSRNQYLQEQVGMQKQVLKEMEQQLQSSQKTEAQLRAQIMMYEAELERAHGQMLEEMQAMEDEKNHAIEEAFSRAQVEMKAVHENLAGVRTNLLTLQPALRTLTHDYNSLKRQVRDFPLLLQETLRSARAEISQAIEEVHSTNRELLRKYRRELQLRKKCHNELVRLKGNIRVFGRVRPITKEDGEGPEAANAVTFDADDDAVLHLLHKGKQVSFELDKVFPPQASQEEVFQEVQALVTSCIDGYNVCIFAYGQTGAGKTYTMEGTAANPGINQRALQLLFSEVRGKAADWDYTITVSAAEIYNEALRDLLGKEPQEKLEIKLCPDGSGQLYVPGLTEFRVQSVEDINKVFEFGHIKRVTECTNLNEHSSRSHALLIVTVRGLDRSTGLRTTGKLNLVDLAGSERVGRSGAEGSRLREAQHINKSLSALGDVIYALRSRQGHVPFRNSKLTYLLQDSLSGDSKTLMMVQVSPAEKNTSETLCSLKFAERVRSVELGPVSRKAELGSWPSQEHLEGDSPGSSAPAGRGHASPSPGQLSSRSASIRRKLHTSGKLRPIPL from the exons ATGATCACATCCCGCTCCGCCTGGCACCTGGGATCCGGGCCCTCCGCCGGAGCCGCCTGGAACACCAAGGACCTTGCCCCGGACG gagggaggctCTGTGGTGGGAAACGTGCCAGCCTGTCCACGGCCCGGCCCTTCCCCGTGATCCAGGAGGTCATGGCCTCCATGGCACATCTGCAGAAGGAGAAGCTgcggctgcaggaggagctgctggagctgcaggagaaactCACTGCCCAGGAGAACAACgagctctccctctctctccagcTGCAAGGCCAG GTGGAAACTCTGAAGGaaaagctcctggagcaggcacaggagATCAGCCGGCTGCGCTCAGAGCTG GGTGGCACGGATGCGGAGAAGCACCGGGACCTGCTGGCGGCCGAGAACGAGCGCCTGCGGCAGGAGATGAAAGCGCTGGAGGGGGAGCTGCAGCGGCAGCAGCCGGCACCGTGCCGCGACTGCCCCCACCTGCAG GAGAAcgctgagctgcaggagcagctgtcccagctgcagcgGGAGGCAGAGGAGACGCGGGCCAGGCTGGTGGAGCTGGACCTGGAGGTGCAGCAGAAGACGAACCGCCTGGCTGAGGTGGAGCTGCGCCTCAAGGACTCCCTGGCAGAGAGAgccgaggaggaggagaggctcAGCCGGCGGCTGCGGGACAGCCAGGAGACCATTGCCAGCCTCaagtcccagccccagcagattAAG TACATCATCAAGACGGTGGAGGTGGAGTCAGCCAAGGTAAAACAAGCCCTGTGCGAGACCCAGTCCCGAAACCAGtacctgcaggagcaggtggggatgCAGAAGCAGGTGTTgaaggagatggagcagcagctgcagagctcccagaaGACAGAGGCTCAGCTCCGAGCTCAG aTCATGATGTACGAGGCTGAGCTGGAGCGAGCCCATGGGCAGATGCTGGAGGAGATGCAGGCGATGGAGGACGAGAAGAACCATGCCATTGAAGAGGCATTTTCCCGTGCCCAGGTGGAGATGAAGGCGGTGCATGAGAACCTGGCAG GTGTCCGGACCAACCTCCTGACGCTGCAGCCGGCGCTGCGCACCCTCACCCACGACTACAACAGCCTGAAGCGTCAGGTCCGCGACTTCCCCCTGCTTCTCCAGGAGACCCTGCGCAGCGCCAGGGCCGAG atcAGCCAGGCCATCGAGGAGGTGCACAGCACCAACCGGGAGCTGCTGCGCAAGTACcggagggagctgcagctccgcAAGAAGTGTCACAACGAGCTGGTGCGGCTCAAAG GAAACATCCGTGTTTTTGGGAGAGTCCGCCCCATCACAAAAGAGGATGGGGAGGGCCCCGAGGCAGCCAACGCTGTGACCTTTGATGCTGACGATGACGCTgtcctgcacctcctgcacaAGGGGAAGCAGGTGTCCTTTGAGCTGGATAAGGTCTTCCCCCCACAAGCGTCCCAGGAGGAG GTGTTTCAGGAGGTTCAAGCCCTGGTCACCTCCTGCATTGATGGCTACAATGTCTGCATCTTTGCCTATGGGCAGACAGGGGCAGGAAAAACCTACACAATGGAG GGGACGGCTGCAAACCCAGGGATCAACCAGcgggccctgcagctcctcttctCTGAGGTGCGGGGCAAAGCGGCTGACTGGGACTACACCATCACCGTCAGCGCCGCCGAGATCTACAACGAGGCACTCAG GGACTTGCTGGGGAAGGAGCCGCAGGAGAAGCTGGAGATCAAGCTGTGCCCTGATGGCAGCGGGCAGCTCTACGTGCCCGGGCTCACCGAGTTCAGGGTGCAGAGCGTGGAGGACATCAACAAg GTCTTCGAGTTTGGCCACATCAAGCGGGTGACAGAGTGCACCAACCTGAACGAGCACAGCTCTCGCTCCCACGCCCTCCTCATCGTCACCGTCCGCGGCCTGGACCGCAGCACGGGGCTCCGCACCACAG GGAAGCTGAACCTGGTGGACCTGGCGGGCTCAGAGCGGGTCGGGCGGTCGGGCGCGGAGGGCAGCCGGCTCCGCGAGGCGCAGCACATCAACAAGTCCCTGTCAGCGCTGGGCGATGTCATCTATGCCCTGCGCTCCCGCCAGGGCCACGTGCCCTTCCGCAACTCCAAGCTGACCTACCTGCTGCAGGACTCGCTCAGCGGTGACAGCAAGACCCTCATGATGGTGCAG GTCTCCCCTGCTGAGAAGAATACCAGTGAGACGCTGTGCTCCCTCAAGTTTGCCGAGAGGGTTCGCTCTGTGGAGCTGGGTCCTGTCTCCCgcaaggctgagctgggctcctggcccagccaggagcacctggaG ggTGACTCGCCGGGTTCCTCAGCACCTGCAGGCCGGGGCCAtgcatcccccagcccagggcagctctccaGTCGTTCTGCCTCCATCCGCAGGAAGCTCCACACCTCAG GGAAGCTGAGGCCCATCCCCCTGTGA